A single window of Nicotiana sylvestris chromosome 5, ASM39365v2, whole genome shotgun sequence DNA harbors:
- the LOC138868326 gene encoding putative late blight resistance protein homolog R1C-3 — MTAKRYCIKFSQKVLHKIYNQLTGLDAEFTENFDVYDELRKKLHSRRYLIVLDDLWDTKAWDELTMPFQDFHKGSRIILTSREKKVALHGKHHSDPLNLRLLRQEESWELLEKKIFGEESCPNELKDVGEEIALKCEGLPLALDLIGGVIAKMERKEDLWLEVLNNLKSFKNEGEVMEVIELSYDHLSDHLKPCLLYLASYPKDEDIQISQLKDLWSAEGFVEQNDMKCVEEVQESYMDELISSSLVILFNERGIRDLSIKIHDLVHDFCSRKAEKEKLFGFVSSSDPSSSSDLMPRGMTIHYDHSETKFVLFSTERKNPYVKHLLSLKVDMDEYGKPNNLSENCHLRHLRLLKRLELLRITLTHSLLNEIGMLVHLRCLNIRTEARTFPPSFANLFNLETLVVDNGRSTMVISPSIWSLPKLRHVSMDSFFLFEPTIDKPTVLEEESKLENLRILHNPTIFCLGDRKEIFKRFPNLRSLKFSISIPRNFRSDAIEEQICFPRLDVLNELEEVSAYFGYSLHNAHTNQWDFHFPSSLKKLELRGFDLTSDSLSRIARLPNLQELCLHSLTIQGKEWNAEEVTFQSLKSLKLAWVSFSEWHVGEETFPVLEELQLRYCTELKEIPESVGDITSLKSITLESNPQLEDSALRIKDYISEMTGADKLELKESF, encoded by the coding sequence ATGACAGCCAAAAGGTATTGCATAAAATTCAGCCAAAAGGTATTGCATAAAATTTATAATCAACTCACTGGTTTGGATGCGGAATTTACTGAGAATTTTGATGTTTATGATGAGCTTCGGAAAAAGCTGCACAGTAGGAGGTACCTTATTGTTTTGGATGACTTGTGGGATACTAAAGCATGGGACGAGCTAACAATGCCTTTTCAGGATTTTCATAAAGGAAGTAGAATTATTTTAACAAGTCGAGAAAAGAAAGTGGCTTTGCATGGAAAACATCACAGTGATCCTCTTAACCTTCGATTGCTAAGACAAGAAGAAAGTTGGGAGTTATTAGAGAAAAAGATATTCGGAGAAGAAAGCTGCCCTAATGAACTAAAGGATGTTGGAGAAGAAATAGCCCTAAAGTGTGAAGGTCTTCCTTTGGCACTTGATCTGATTGGTGGAGTCATTGCGAAGATGGAGAGGAAAGAGGATTTGTGGCTGgaagttttaaataatttgaaaTCTTTTAAGAATGAAGGGGAGGTGATGGAGGTTATAGAGTTAAGTTATGACCATTTATCGGATCACCTAAAGCCATGCTTGCTCTACCTCGCAAGTTACCCAAAGGACGAAGATATTCAAATCTCTCAATTGAAAGACTTATGGAGTGCCGAAGGGTTTGTGGAACAAAATGACATGAAGTGTGTGGAAGAAGTACAGGAGTCTTATATGGATGAGTTAATTTCTAGTAGCTTGGTAATACTTTTCAATGAGAGAGGGATCAGGGACCTGAGTATCAAAATTCATGATCTTGTGCATGATTTTTGTTCGAGAAAAGCTGAAAAGGAAAAGTTGTTTGGCTTTGTAAGTTCAAGTGATCCATCCTCTTCTTCAGATCTGATGCCACGGGGAATGACCATTCATTATGATCATTCAGAAACAAAATTTGTCCTGTTCAGCACAGAAAGGAAAAATCCTTATGTTAAACACCTCCTCTCTTTGAAGGTAGACATGGATGAATATGGGAAGCCCAACAATCTTTCCGAAAACTGTCACCTAAGACATTTGAGGCTTCTTAAAAGGTTGGAGCTGCTCCGCATAACTTTGACACATTCTTTGCTGAATGAAATAGGCATGCTTGTTCATTTGAGGTGCTTAAACATTCGAACAGAGGCAAGAACTTTCCCTCCATCATTTGCAAACCTCTTTAATCTGGAAACTCTGGTGGTGGATAATGGTCGATCAACAATGGTAATATCACCTAGTATTTGGAGTCTTCCAAAGCTACGACATGTGAGCATGGATAGTTTTTTTCTCTTTGAACCGACTATTGACAAACCAACAGTGTTAGAAGAGGAGTCGAAGTTAGAGAATTTGAGAATATTACATAATCCCACCATTTTCTGTTTGGGAGACAGAAAGGAGATATTCAAAAGGTTTCCCAATCTTCGAAGCCTTAAATTCAGCATTAGCATACCAAGGAATTTCAGATCAGATGCAATAGAAGAGCAGATTTGTTTTCCAAGATTGGATGTCCTTAATGAACTTGAAGAAGTTTCTGCATATTTTGGCTACTCTTTGCACAATGCACATACAAATCAGTGGGATTTTCACTTCCCTTCGAGCTTGAAAAAATTGGAGCTGAGAGGGTTTGATCTGACATCCGATTCACTATCAAGAATTGCGAGATTACCCAACCTTCAAGAACTATGTCTACACAGCTTAACCATCCAGGGGAAAGAATGGAACGCGGAAGAAGTCACCTTCCAGAGTCTCAAGTCACTAAAGTTGGCATGGGTGTCTTTTTCTGAATGGCATGTTGGAGAGGAAACGTTTCCCGTGCTCGAGGAATTACAATTACGATATTGTACTGAGCTTAAGGAGATCCCAGAGAGTGTTGGGGATATTACTTCATTGAAGTCTATCACACTGGAAAGCAACCCTCAACTTGAAGATTCAGCCTTAAGGATTAAGGATTATATTTCAGAAATGACAGGAGCAGACAAGCTTGAGTTGAAGGAGTCCTTTTAG